A window of the Lolium perenne isolate Kyuss_39 chromosome 7, Kyuss_2.0, whole genome shotgun sequence genome harbors these coding sequences:
- the LOC127314660 gene encoding germin-like protein 8-7, protein MATSHILLAALLALVSWQAMASDPSPLQDFCVADKYSPVLVNGFVCKDPKVVNADDFFMAANLDKPMDTTNKVGSNVTLINAMKIPGLNTLGISIARIDYAPLGENPPHTHPRATEILTVLEGALYVGFVTSNPENKLFTKKLEKGDVFVFPQGLIHFQFNPCANKPAVAIAALSSQNPGAITIANAVFGSKPPISDDVLAKAFQVEKNTVKWLQAQFWADNQN, encoded by the exons ATGGCAACCTCCCACATCCTTCTTGCTGCTCTTCTTGCGCTGGTCTCATGGCAGGCCATGGCTTCTGACCCGAGTCCTCTTCAGGACTTCTGCGTCGCCGACAAGTACTCTCCAG TGCTTGTCAACGGATTTGTGTGCAAGGACCCGAAGGTCGTGAACGCGGACGACTTCTTCATGGCAGCAAACCTCGACAAGCCTATGGACACCACCAACAAGGTTGGGTCCAACGTGACCTTGATCAACGCCATGAAAATCCCTGGACTTAACACACTCGGTATCTCCATTGCGCGGATAGACTATGCGCCCCTAGGAGAGAACCCACCACACACACACCCTCGTGCCACAGAGATCCTCACGGTGCTTGAGGGTGCACTATACGTCGGTTTTGTGACTTCTAACCCGGAGAACAAGCTTTTCACTAAGAAGCTCGAGAAAGGTGATGTGTTTGTGTTCCCTCAAGGACTCATCCACTTCCAGTTCAACCCTTGCGCTAACAAGCCAGCCGTGGCGATTGCCGCACTCAGCAGCCAGAATCCTGGTGCAATCACCATTGCCAACGCAGTGTTTGGATCAAAACCACCAATATCGGACGATGTCCTAGCTAAGGCTTTCCAGGTGGAAAAGAATACAGTGAAGTGGCTCCAAGCTCAGTTTTGGGCCGACAACCAGAACTAA